DNA sequence from the Halorussus limi genome:
CCGTCGCCCCTGTCCCATCGCCCCTGTTCTACCGCTCGGATTCGACCGTGAGTTCGGGGACGGGACTCACTGCGAACTCTGAGTCGCGGTCTCCGACAGCGAGACGGTCGTCTCCCCGGACACGCACCCCTCGACGCTGGCGGTCACGGTTCCCTCGGAAGACGCGGCGTAACCGGTGTTGACGGTCTCGGACCACTCGACGCGACCGTTGGGGTCGACCGACTCCCTGACGATGTGGCTCTCGTCGTCGTCGGCAACGGCGGCGGTCGGCCAGTAGACCGCGGCCAGAAACTCGCCCGCGACTCCCGTCGCGTTCTCGGCGACAAGCGACAGTTCGACCCCCGCGCCGTCGCCGACCGTCGCGTCGAACGAGCGGAGTTCGAACCGGGGCGCTCGCCGACCGAGCGCCGCCGCGGTCTCCTCGGGGAGTCGCCAGACCGCCGACGCGCCGCCGTGCCGACACCGAATCGCGGGCGAGTCGGCGGTCAGCGGCGACGGGACCTCGAAGGCGACCCACCCGACGCGGCGCTCTCCGCCGCTGTTCGCGTACGGGTCGGCGTACTTGATTTCGCCGCGTCCGCCCAGCGACGTGGTGAACGCCCCGGTCGTCCGTTTCTCGATTTCGACGGCGGGGAAGCGCTCGCCGCCGGCGACGAGGTCGAAGGCGTCGTACGAGGGCGGTCCCGCGGCGTCGAGGCCCGACCCGGTGTCGGTCTGCACGGCGGCGACGACGAACTGCGCCCCGTCCGGGGCGAGGACGCCGCTCGAACCCATGATGGAGTCGTAGGCGACCGCCGGCCGAGCGACCGGGTTCGCCACGCCGACTCGGGCGTCGGCGACCGACTTCACCGCCGACTCGGGGAGGGCGGAGGACTCCGGGTCGCCGTGCGCCGTTCGCGTCTCGGTCACCTCGCCAGTCGTCCGCCCGTCGGCCGTCGGTTCGACGGTCGTCCCGGCGTCGGTCGCGGTCTCTTCGCGGTCGGGACTGCCGTCTCGGTCGCCACCGCCGAGACATCCGGTCGCTCCGACAGTCGCGAGGGCGGCGGCGCTCGCCCGGAGCAGGCGTCGTCGTTCGTGGGAGGGCATACGCGCCGATACTCGAAGCCCCGACAAGTGCTTTCTGTCGGGTCTCCGTTCGCCGCCGCTCGCTCGAAACACATCCTGATACGCTCTTGAGAAATGAGAATGTTCCTAAAGGAAACTTATACCGTTCTCTCAGATAGCTATAGGTTGTCGCGCTACGACTCGTCGGACTCGTCGTCCGGTCGCTCGGCCAGTCGGTCGAACCGCGACTGGGCGGACTCGGTCCGGCGCTCGGTCGATTCAGGGTCGAACTCTGTCGAGACTACGAACCCGTTCTTCACGACCAGTTCCAGCACGGCGTCCTGCCGGCGGGCGTCGGCGGGCAGTCGCCACGCCGGAACCGTGCGCTCGGCGACGACCGACTCGCCGGATTCGAGGAGCAGGACGGCGAGTCGGTCGCCGTCGCCCGCGGGGTCGGTCGTCTCGAATCGGTCCAGTACCGCGGTGTAGCGGCCGTCGGCCAGTCCGCTCGTGTCGCTCGCGTCGTCGCCACCGTCGCCGTCGCTCGCGTCGTTCGCGTCGTTGCCGTCAGCCATCGTACTCGACCTCCAGCACGAGCGACCCGTCGGCGTCGCGGACGAAAACCGTGTCGCCCGCGTTGTTCCAGACCGGCGCGTCGGCGTTCCAGTGGTAGTCGCCGCCGCCGTCGGTTCCCCGGCCGGTGCGGAGCGTCAGCGTCTCGCCCGGCGCGAGCGTGGTTCCGTCGGGGAAGACGTAGCGGTGGTCGGCCTCGTCGGCGACGGTCCACCCCGAGAGGTCGACGGGCCGGTCGCCCGCGTTCCGGAGGACGACGTACTCGTCGTTCAGGTTCGCGTCCTCGTCGCCGCGCGCGTCGGCGT
Encoded proteins:
- a CDS encoding DUF3006 domain-containing protein, with the protein product MADGNDANDASDGDGGDDASDTSGLADGRYTAVLDRFETTDPAGDGDRLAVLLLESGESVVAERTVPAWRLPADARRQDAVLELVVKNGFVVSTEFDPESTERRTESAQSRFDRLAERPDDESDES